In Gossypium arboreum isolate Shixiya-1 chromosome 5, ASM2569848v2, whole genome shotgun sequence, a single genomic region encodes these proteins:
- the LOC108484517 gene encoding DNA-directed RNA polymerases II, IV and V subunit 11, which translates to MNAPDRYERFVVPEGTKKVSYERDTKIINAATFTIEREDHTIGNILRMQLHRDENVLFAGYKLPHPLQYKILVRIHTTSQSSPMQAYNQAINDLDKELDHLKNAFEVEVEKHSRDF; encoded by the exons ATGAACGCTCCCGACCGCTACGAGAGATTCGTCGTCCCTGAGGGGACTAAAAA GGTTTCTTACGAGAGAGACACCAAAATTATAAATGCGGCGACCTTCACCATCGAGAGAGAAGACCACACTATTGGCAACATCCTTCGAAT GCAATTGCACAGAGATGAGAATGTTTTGTTTGCTGGCTACAAGCTTCCTCACCCTCTGCAGTACAAAATCCTAGTTAGG ATCCACACGACCAGTCAGTCTTCTCCAATGCAAGCATATAATCAGGCTATCAATGACCTGGATAAGGAACTTGATCATCTGAAGAATgcatttgag GTTGAGGTAGAAAAACATTCAAGGGACTTTTAA